From Lysobacter auxotrophicus, the proteins below share one genomic window:
- a CDS encoding low molecular weight protein-tyrosine-phosphatase — MAEPVRLLVVCLGNICRSPVAEGVLRARIATSTLAGQVELDSAGTGDWHVGEPPDRRAIANAASHGIDISGLRARQLSDADYRTFDWLLCADRANLRDVRARAPADAHARIALLLDWAGVQDEGEIPDPYTGGAAQFEHVYQLLDRAADGAIARLRREYPARLA, encoded by the coding sequence ATGGCTGAGCCCGTTCGCCTGCTCGTCGTCTGCCTCGGCAACATTTGCCGCTCGCCCGTCGCGGAGGGCGTGTTGCGCGCCCGGATCGCCACGTCGACGCTCGCCGGCCAGGTGGAGCTGGATTCGGCCGGGACCGGCGACTGGCATGTCGGGGAGCCGCCGGACCGCCGCGCGATCGCGAACGCGGCCAGCCATGGCATCGACATCAGCGGCCTCCGGGCGCGGCAGCTTTCGGACGCCGATTACCGGACGTTCGACTGGTTGCTCTGCGCCGATCGCGCCAACCTGCGGGACGTCCGCGCCCGCGCCCCGGCCGACGCGCATGCGCGCATCGCGCTGCTCCTGGACTGGGCTGGCGTCCAGGACGAAGGCGAGATCCCCGATCCGTACACCGGCGGGGCCGCGCAGTTCGAGCACGTCTACCAGCTGCTCGATCGCGCCGCCGACGGGGCCATCGCCCGGCTGCGGCGCGAATACCCCGCGCGACTGGCCTGA
- the kdsB gene encoding 3-deoxy-manno-octulosonate cytidylyltransferase, producing the protein MNTTAPEFVVAIPARYAASRLPGKPLRLLGGEPLVLHVARRALAAGAREVWIATDDERIASALKSADVRIAMTSPDHASGTDRLAECARIAGWSDDTVVVNLQGDEPFAPASGIRSVAALMGACDTEMATLAAPVTDVETLFDPNAVKLVRSDAGLALYFSRAPIPWPRDAFARDRSQMPDGGPWLRHIGIYGYRAGFLQRFTTLPAGQLERIESLEQLRVLEAGYRIAVGITPEPFPPGVDTAEDLARAEAWIAAGHG; encoded by the coding sequence ATGAACACCACCGCGCCCGAATTCGTCGTCGCCATTCCGGCCCGTTACGCGGCCAGCCGCCTTCCGGGCAAGCCGTTGCGCCTGCTCGGCGGCGAGCCGTTGGTGCTGCACGTCGCCCGACGCGCCCTTGCCGCCGGCGCGCGTGAGGTCTGGATCGCCACGGACGACGAGCGCATCGCCAGCGCCCTGAAAAGCGCCGACGTACGCATCGCGATGACCTCGCCCGACCACGCGTCCGGCACCGATCGCCTCGCCGAATGCGCGCGCATCGCCGGCTGGAGCGACGACACCGTCGTGGTGAACCTGCAGGGCGATGAACCGTTTGCGCCGGCCTCGGGCATCCGCTCGGTCGCCGCACTCATGGGCGCGTGCGATACGGAGATGGCGACGCTGGCCGCACCGGTGACGGACGTGGAGACGTTGTTCGATCCGAACGCCGTGAAACTCGTACGCTCCGACGCCGGCCTCGCGCTGTATTTCAGCCGCGCGCCGATTCCCTGGCCGCGCGACGCGTTCGCCCGCGATCGCAGCCAGATGCCCGACGGCGGGCCGTGGCTGCGCCACATCGGCATCTACGGCTATCGCGCCGGTTTCCTGCAGCGATTCACGACGTTGCCGGCGGGCCAGCTGGAGCGCATCGAATCGCTCGAGCAACTGCGCGTGCTGGAGGCCGGCTACCGGATCGCCGTGGGCATCACGCCCGAGCCGTTCCCGCCCGGTGTGGACACCGCCGAGGATCTCGCGCGCGCCGAAGCCTGGATCGCCGCGGGCCATGGCTGA
- the lpxK gene encoding tetraacyldisaccharide 4'-kinase: MSKGPVNPPAYWYGDLPVPFGARLLSGVYGAISSLRRNAYRKGWFKRRHPGVPVVVVGNLTAGGAGKTPLTIALVERLRAEGWNPGVASRGYGRDDAGTARWVDTKSDAAQAGDEPVLIAQRTGAPVRVDKDRAAAARALAQAGCDLVICDDGLQHYRLARDIEIEVVDGRRRYGNGRLLPAGPLREMPERAQGCDFRVVNVGTGGADTGFGEWAMRLAADAADPMLGGRPRKLGSFSGQRVHAVAGIGDPERFFATLREFGIAVVPHAFSDHHQYQASDFDFGSRELPVLMTEKDAVKCAAFADERFFSVPIRGELPEAFWVSLLDRVAAKARQYRDGRSPGATTP, translated from the coding sequence GTGAGCAAGGGCCCGGTGAATCCCCCGGCGTACTGGTACGGCGACCTGCCGGTGCCGTTCGGTGCGCGCCTGTTGTCGGGCGTCTATGGCGCGATCAGCAGCCTGCGTCGCAATGCGTATCGAAAGGGCTGGTTCAAGCGCCGCCATCCCGGCGTGCCGGTGGTGGTGGTGGGCAACCTCACCGCCGGTGGCGCGGGCAAGACGCCGCTGACGATCGCGCTGGTCGAGCGGCTGCGTGCCGAAGGCTGGAACCCTGGCGTCGCCAGCCGCGGTTACGGGCGCGACGACGCCGGCACCGCGCGCTGGGTCGACACGAAGAGCGACGCCGCGCAGGCCGGCGACGAACCGGTACTCATCGCGCAGCGCACCGGCGCGCCCGTGCGCGTGGACAAGGATCGTGCGGCCGCGGCGAGGGCCTTGGCGCAGGCCGGCTGCGACCTGGTCATCTGCGACGACGGCCTGCAGCATTACCGGCTCGCACGCGACATCGAGATCGAAGTGGTCGACGGCCGCCGACGTTACGGCAACGGCCGCCTGCTGCCCGCAGGCCCGTTGCGCGAAATGCCGGAGCGTGCCCAGGGCTGCGACTTCCGCGTGGTGAACGTGGGCACCGGCGGCGCCGACACGGGTTTCGGCGAATGGGCGATGCGCCTGGCGGCCGATGCCGCCGATCCCATGCTGGGCGGGCGCCCGCGCAAGCTGGGTTCGTTCTCCGGGCAGCGCGTGCACGCGGTCGCCGGCATCGGCGATCCCGAGCGCTTCTTCGCGACGCTGCGCGAGTTCGGCATCGCCGTCGTGCCGCACGCGTTTTCCGACCATCACCAGTACCAGGCCAGCGACTTCGATTTCGGCAGCCGCGAACTTCCCGTGCTGATGACCGAAAAGGACGCGGTGAAATGCGCGGCCTTCGCCGACGAGCGCTTCTTCTCCGTGCCCATCCGCGGGGAATTGCCTGAAGCGTTCTGGGTCAGCCTGCTGGATCGCGTGGCCGCGAAGGCGCGGCAGTATCGCGACGGCCGTTCGCCAGGAGCGACAACCCCATGA
- the msbA gene encoding lipid A export permease/ATP-binding protein MsbA produces MRDEVSPWTIYRRLLHFVRPYRLVLVVALVGMLIEAAAAGAFAKLMKPMVDLTFVSRNPNVGLMLPLAIVGIFVARGIAGYLTDTFMARAGRSIARDLRVQVLGKYLRLPGLRFDTEPVSSMLTRLGSDSDQVAQAAIDAAKVMLQQALQVLVMVGVMIYTSWRVTLAVLLLGPLLAWTMDTVGRRYRRIGHRIQESGAQLLQSADQALSNHQEVKVYGAQATELSRYTGQANHHLRLSLKVESTRSISSAMVQLMGAIGLALLLFFAGREAMQGRLTAGDFVSLMVSMLAVIPALKQLTNVQGMLQRGVASAERLFDVIDTPDEIDTGTRPLDRAQGLLEFRHVTARYPGQAEPALSDITFEARPGTVTAIVGRSGSGKSTLIKLIPRFYDVESGQILLDGHPLQDYRLADLRRQVALVGQQVMLFDGTVAANVAFGEMQSADPAALERAVRGANAMEFVERLPQGLQTDIGAKGGRLSGGQRQRLAIARAMLKDAPILILDEATAALDTESERLVQGALDTLMPNRTTLVIAHRLSTIEHADQVLVLDQGRIVERGTHSQLLAMGGLYAHLHRMQFREAE; encoded by the coding sequence GTGAGGGACGAGGTGTCGCCCTGGACGATCTACCGGCGCCTGCTGCATTTCGTCAGACCGTATCGCCTGGTGCTGGTCGTGGCGCTGGTGGGCATGTTGATCGAGGCCGCCGCGGCCGGTGCGTTCGCGAAGCTGATGAAGCCGATGGTCGACCTGACCTTCGTCAGCCGCAACCCGAACGTCGGCCTCATGCTGCCGTTGGCGATCGTCGGCATCTTCGTCGCGCGCGGCATCGCCGGTTACCTCACCGACACCTTCATGGCGCGCGCCGGTCGAAGCATCGCGCGCGACCTGCGCGTGCAGGTGCTCGGCAAATACCTGCGACTGCCGGGCCTGCGGTTCGATACCGAGCCCGTGTCGTCGATGCTCACGCGCCTGGGCTCGGACAGCGACCAAGTCGCTCAGGCCGCCATCGACGCCGCCAAGGTGATGCTCCAGCAGGCGTTGCAGGTGCTGGTGATGGTCGGCGTGATGATCTACACCAGCTGGCGCGTGACGCTGGCGGTGCTGTTGCTGGGGCCGCTGCTCGCCTGGACGATGGACACGGTGGGGCGTCGTTATCGCCGCATCGGCCACCGCATCCAGGAGAGCGGGGCGCAGCTGTTGCAGTCGGCCGACCAGGCGCTGTCGAACCACCAGGAAGTGAAGGTCTACGGCGCGCAGGCCACCGAGCTGTCGCGTTACACCGGACAGGCGAACCACCATCTGCGCCTGAGCCTGAAGGTCGAATCCACGCGCAGCATCTCTTCGGCGATGGTGCAGCTGATGGGCGCGATCGGGTTGGCGCTGCTGCTGTTCTTCGCCGGACGCGAGGCGATGCAGGGCCGCCTGACCGCCGGCGATTTCGTGAGCCTGATGGTGTCGATGCTCGCCGTGATCCCCGCGCTGAAGCAGCTCACCAATGTGCAGGGCATGCTGCAGCGTGGCGTGGCCTCGGCCGAGCGCCTGTTCGACGTGATCGACACGCCGGACGAAATCGACACCGGGACGCGTCCGCTCGATCGCGCGCAGGGCCTGCTCGAATTCCGCCATGTCACCGCGCGTTACCCCGGCCAGGCCGAGCCCGCGCTTTCGGACATCACGTTCGAGGCGCGCCCTGGCACGGTCACGGCGATCGTCGGTCGCTCGGGCAGCGGCAAGTCCACGCTGATCAAGTTGATCCCGCGTTTCTATGACGTCGAGTCCGGGCAGATCCTGCTCGACGGCCATCCGCTGCAGGATTACCGCCTGGCCGATCTCCGCCGTCAGGTGGCGCTGGTCGGGCAGCAGGTGATGCTGTTCGACGGCACGGTCGCGGCGAATGTCGCGTTCGGCGAGATGCAGTCGGCCGACCCCGCGGCGCTCGAGCGCGCGGTGCGCGGCGCGAACGCGATGGAGTTCGTCGAACGCCTTCCGCAAGGCCTGCAGACCGACATCGGCGCGAAGGGCGGCCGGTTGTCGGGTGGCCAGCGGCAACGCCTGGCGATCGCGCGCGCCATGCTGAAGGACGCGCCGATCCTGATCCTCGACGAAGCCACCGCGGCGCTCGACACCGAATCCGAACGCCTCGTGCAGGGCGCGCTCGACACCTTGATGCCCAACCGCACCACGCTGGTGATCGCGCATCGCCTGTCGACCATTGAACACGCCGATCAGGTGCTGGTGCTCGACCAGGGCCGCATCGTCGAGCGCGGCACGCATTCGCAACTGCTCGCGATGGGCGGGCTGTACGCGCACCTGCATCGCATGCAGTTCCGCGAGGCCGAATGA
- a CDS encoding ExbD/TolR family protein: MRIRDHRADDEPHIDLVPLIDVILVLIIFFVVTATFDARSVLKLELPRATGEAATDPAKALIVLVNADGRYFVDDREVLRSDVESLKSTIAEVAGNDRDRPVMLRADARTPYQAVVTVYDALGQLGFRKVMNATAPQTREAAAEASR, from the coding sequence ATGCGTATCCGCGACCACCGCGCAGACGACGAGCCGCACATCGATCTGGTGCCGCTCATCGACGTGATCCTGGTGTTGATCATCTTCTTCGTCGTCACCGCCACGTTCGACGCCCGCTCGGTGCTGAAGCTCGAGCTGCCGCGCGCGACCGGCGAGGCGGCCACGGATCCGGCGAAGGCGCTGATCGTGCTGGTGAATGCCGACGGCCGCTATTTCGTCGACGATCGCGAAGTGCTGCGCAGCGATGTCGAATCGCTCAAGAGCACGATCGCGGAGGTCGCCGGCAACGATCGCGACCGCCCGGTGATGCTGCGCGCCGACGCCCGCACGCCGTACCAGGCCGTCGTCACCGTGTACGACGCGCTCGGCCAGCTGGGTTTCCGCAAGGTGATGAACGCCACCGCGCCGCAGACCCGTGAAGCCGCCGCGGAGGCATCGCGGTGA
- a CDS encoding MotA/TolQ/ExbB proton channel family protein — MLELVKAGGWPMIPLLLLSVLALTLIVERAWTLRRSAVLPPNLGKEVRTWAGSGKLDPAHIESLRRTSPLGELLAAALDVRLRPRDQIRERIEDVGRHLVHKMERYLNTLGTIAAAGPLLGLFGTVVGMIQMFLGILDHGIGDVNQLAGGIGKALVCTATGMIVAIPALAAHRWFRGRISEYIVAMEHEAIALMDTLDTRPATAVRAPQAA; from the coding sequence GTGCTGGAACTGGTCAAGGCCGGCGGTTGGCCGATGATTCCGCTGTTGTTGCTGTCGGTGTTGGCCCTGACGCTGATCGTCGAGCGCGCCTGGACGCTGCGGCGCAGCGCCGTCCTGCCGCCGAACCTGGGCAAGGAAGTCCGCACCTGGGCGGGCAGCGGCAAGCTGGACCCGGCCCACATCGAATCCCTGCGCCGCACCTCGCCGCTGGGCGAGCTGCTCGCCGCTGCGCTCGACGTCCGCCTGCGCCCCCGCGACCAGATCCGCGAGCGCATCGAAGACGTCGGTCGCCATCTCGTCCACAAGATGGAGCGCTACCTGAACACGCTCGGCACCATCGCCGCAGCGGGCCCGCTGCTCGGGCTGTTCGGCACCGTCGTTGGCATGATCCAGATGTTCCTGGGCATCCTCGACCACGGCATCGGCGATGTGAACCAGCTTGCCGGCGGCATCGGCAAGGCGCTGGTGTGCACGGCTACCGGCATGATCGTCGCGATCCCGGCGCTGGCCGCACACCGCTGGTTCCGCGGCCGCATCTCCGAATACATCGTCGCGATGGAGCACGAGGCCATCGCGCTGATGGACACGCTCGATACGCGCCCGGCCACCGCCGTCCGCGCGCCGCAGGCCGCCTGA